The genomic segment AAAGAATCCCAAAGCGATTTGTCTCGCGGCTTTGGATACCAGCGCCGTGACATCTCAGCTTAAAGATGCGTTTGACAACAATATACCGGTGATCGGATTTGACTCCGGCATTCCGAATGCGCCCGCCGGTCAGGTAGCTGCCACCGCCGCTACCAATAACCCCAATGCAGCTGCTATCGGCGCTGAGCATATGTATCCCTTGCTGAAGGACGAAATCAGCGCTGCCACCGTCGAAAATCCCGTTGTGATTTCCGTCTTCTCTCAGGATGCCACTTCTGCGTCGGTTACCGGAAGGACCAAGGGGTTTGCGGAGAAAATGTACGACCTTGTAAAAGCGGATTTCGCAGATATGGCAGTTGCAATCACAGGCGATTATTCTGTCATCAATAAAGGCGATGCCAACCCCGCAGTTATTATCAAGATAACGGTGGGCGCGACTCCCGACCTGACCGACATGACAAACTCGGCTAACGGCATTCTGAAAACGACCAATTTGCTGGGTATCTTCTGTTCCAATGAAGGTGCGGTAACCGCCCTCCTTGCGGCAATAAACGCGGGCTCACCGCTTCCCGCCGGTGTTCAGGTTGTCGGCTTCGACGCCGGATCCGGGCAGAAGGCGGCTGTCAGAAGCGGTCAGTTCCTTGGTTCCATTACGCAGGATCCGTACCAGATTGGCTATAAAGCGGTTCAGCTTGCCGTTGATGCCGCAAACGGAAAACCGGTCTCCGACATTGATACGGGCGCCAAATGGTATGACAAGAACAATATGGACCAGGAAGACATTGCAAAACTGCTTTACGACTAAACGATTGGTTGGTGAATTCTGCAGGGAAACGGCGTGCCCGTTTCCCTGCAGTTCTCCCTCGTGCTAACTGATTTTAAACAGACAGAAGGTGTCGAATTACATGCTTGACGTTGTTGCCACAGGCGATTTGCTCGTCGATTTCGCTCAAAAGGGAAAAACGGACATGGGCCTGCCGATTCTTGAAGCGCAGCCCGGCGGGGCGAGTGCAAATTATATTTGCACCTGTGCGAAATTCGGACTCGATACCGCTTTTATCGGAAAGGTAGGAGATGATGCCTTCGGCAGATTATTGTCAAATCTGATGGAAAGATTGAATGTTAATAACAGCAATATTGTGCTTGATAAAAAGTACTTCACGACTCTTGCGTTTGTGACCTTGGACGAGAACGGTGACAGATCGTTTTCATTTGCCAGAAAGCCCGGCGCCGACATGAAATTTGAATTTTATGAGGTAAATAAAAATTTATTAAACTGCAGATTATTCCACTTCGGAAGCCTGATGCTTACTCATGAACCTTCGCGCAGTACGACGTTAAAAATGATAAAAGAAGCGCGTCATAACGGTGCGCTGATATCTTTTGACCCCAATCTCCGTGAGAGCCTCTGGGATGATCTTGATACCGCTAAAAAATATATGATCATTGGACTAAAAGAAGCTGACATCGTTAAGATCAGCGATGATGAGATTGGATTCCTTTTTGGTTGCGACGAAAAACTCGGCGGCGAAATTTTGGTTGCGGAACATAATGTGAAGCTTTGTTTTATAACAATGGGAAAACGGGGCTGTTATTTCAAAACGAGTAAATATGCCGGTTATGTAAAACCATTTGATGTTGATACTATCGATACGACGGGAGCAGGCGATATTTTCGGCGGCAGCGCAGCGTATAAGTTCCTTTCTCTTCATAAATCAATAGAAGAACTTACAGATACCGATTTGCGCATGATCGCTGAATTCGCAAATACCGCGGCCTCTTTATCAACCTCAAAAAAGGGGGGAATTCCATCCGTTCCCGGTATTGAAGAAGTTATCAGGAATATGGCATATGCAGAGTAACTTTTATCGCTTAACGTTCAATTAACTATTAAATGCACAAAATAATTGCTTTTCTTTAATGTATATGTGTAAACTACCTTTTGAATAAAGTGATAAAAGCCGCCGAAAACTCGGCGGCTTTTTCTGAGTGACTTTCTGAATTTATGATGTTTTGTTCTTCTTTCTGGCTGCAATATAAATCCACGCTGCTGCGATCAACAGCGCTACTACGACTGGAATCCACCACCAAACGAAATTCTTTGAATCCGTAACCACTGTAGGAATACTTTCTTCGGATATAACCACCACGGAAGTTTCGGAAACGCTCGTTTCACCGGACACCTGCGATACTTCTGTCGAAGAGACGGGCTGCGCGCCTTGAGATGATACCGCATCAGTTGCCGTTTTTGAAGTTGCACCTGATGTACCGGCTGAAGCGGATGCATACGACGAAATTGAAACCGATGATGCTTTTGAAGATGAAGTGCCCGCAGCGCTCGAACGTGCAGAACTCAAAGCCGAGGACGAAACGCTTGAAGTGCTTGACGTTGAGGAACCGGAGGATGAAATCGTAACCGAAGTGCTTGTACTCGAAGCCGCAATGCTGGAAACCGATGACGTCAGGGATGAGGTTGATATCGAGGAATCGGAAGAAGACGAGGACGAAGCGCTTGAAGTGCTTGACGTTGAGGAACTGGAGGACGATGTCGACGAAGAGGTCACCGCCTTGCAGCTCACAGTTATCGAATCGCTGCCGCAGGACACAGACTCAGACGGAGGAATACTTCCTGTCAGCCGTGCGGCCTTTTCGCCGGATATCGAAATTGAACCCGTCGTATCGGCCGTCACGACGCATTTCAATACCACCGAAATCAATGTGACCGTCGTGCTTGTATTCGCAGAGGTATCCCACTCACCTGTCGTGTTTCCGGATACCAGCTCAAAGCAGCTGTCATACGTGAGATCCGCCTGCACGGCGGCGGCATCACTCACCGATGCGGTCACCGTAAAGGTGGACGTATCTCCGGCCGTCATCGAAATCGGTCCGGAAATACTTAGAGATACGCTGCCTTCCGCCGATACGGTGATGGTCAAAGCTGTCGTGAGCAGAACAAGCGTCAGCAGAATACCAAGTAGTTTTTTCATCATTTTCACCTCATTGCGCGGTAATCGTATAAGTCCCCAGGATGTGGGCCCGGATGTAGAGGATGTCGGTAATATCGATCACCGAATCTCCATTGATGTCAGCTGCGGCCAATTCGCAGACCGACATCGTATAGGTACCGACAATCTGTGCGCGCTGATACAGGATATCATCAATATCACCGATTCCGTCTCCGCTTACATCGCCCAGCACAGAGATCGTCAACGTGTCAACGATAACGCCGTTGACATAGTACTTTACGGTCATTCCGGTCGCTACGACGCCGCTGCCCGTACATTCGGTATCGCCGCCGAAGATCTTGATATCCGCCGTGTCATTCAGGAGTTTTCCCTTGAGCTCGTCGGCGGTGGTTCCCAATGAGACCATTTTCAAAACATCGTTCGCCGCGTCGATCGTGTAGACCGATGTCTCAATGGAAGTCCGTTTCACCACCACCGCAGCGGTTGCACTGGCCGAGGTTGCGGACGCGCTGCCCAGACCGGCATTATCGGAATTCGTCACCACGCAGTAGTAATAGGTTGTCCCGATCGTATCTGTCGGCGGGGAATAACTGCTCAAAATCGCGCCCGTGATCAGTACGCCGTTCGTGTTGCTGTCCGTGCTGTTGCTGTACCACTGATAGGATAGTGTACCTTTATTCGCACTCGCCGTCACGCTCAGCGGCTGTATGGTTCCACCTGCGAGAACCGTCACGCCCTGCGGATTTCCGGTGATGCTCGGAGGCTCCATGCCGGTGGCGCCGAACTCATAGGTCACGGTCAGGGTGCCGTTGCTGTTCAGTGTAACGCTGGTCGCTCCGTATGTATTGACCGTCGCGGTTGTACTCGATGTGAATTTATAGCCGGAATCCGCCGTTAACGTGACACTGGCTGTATAAGCCTCATTGTATGCGAAGGGCGAATCAGTCGGTGACCACGAGACCTCTGCCGAAGCGGAAACACCGGTTGCCGTTACTGCTGCGGAATTATCAGGTATTGCATCCGCAACGGGTGCCGTGATGTCGCTGATCGCCACACTTGCAATCGGCTCTGCGCCGGTCGATGCGAACGTATAGGTCACGGTCAGAGTGCTGCCGTCGCCGCTAGCTGTGACACTGGTTGCTGCGTATGTATTGACCGTCGCGGTCGTGCTCGATGTGAATTTATAGCCGGAAGCCGCAGTCAAAACGACCGTAACCGTATAACTCGTCCCATATACGAATGTCGAAGCACTCGGGCTCCATGAGACACCGCTCACCGTCGCACCGGTCGTCGCCGTTGTCCCTGCCGTTGACGGTGCATTTCCGGCAACAGGTTCCACAACACCCGTCACTTCAACGCTGCTGACTACTGCCGCAGTCGCGGTGAACTGATAGGTCAAAGTCAGTGAACTGCCGCTGTTTGCTGTAATAGTCGCGTCGTTTCCATTGATCTTTATCGATGTCATACTGGATGCAAATTCATAACCGGAAGCCGCATTTAGAACGACCGTAACCGTGTAGCTCGTTCCATATACGAATGTCGAAACGCTCGGGCTCCATGAGACACTGCTCACCGTCGCACCCGTCGTCGCCGTTGTCCCTGCCGTTGACGGTGCATTCCCGGCAACAGGCTCCACAACACCCGTCACTGCGACGCTACTGATCGGCTCTGCCCCGGTCGATGTAAACGCATAAGTCACGGTTAAAGTGCTGCCGTCGCTGCTCGGTATAACGCTAGTTGCCTCGTATGTATTAACCGTCGCAGTCGTACCGGATACAAATTTATAACTCGAACCCGCAGTCAGGACAACGGTAGCCGTATAATTTACGCCGTATACAAAATTGCCTGATACCGCGTTTCCTGAAGCGGTTTCTGTCCATGTGACCGCTGCCGTAGCGGAAACGCCGGTTGCCGCCACTGCTGCCGATGCGTCGGGAGTTGACCCCGCAACCGGTGTGTCAATCTCGGTAATCGCAACACCTGTGATCGCTTCCAAACAGGTCACTGTCAGCGACCCGCCTGTACAAGATACCGCTTCGGACGGAGGAATAGCGCCCGTCAGCCGTCCGGCCACGATATTGCTCAGCGAGAGCGCACCGGTGGTATTGATGCTCGTCCCGTTCTTGCAGGTTAAATTCACTGTAAACAGGACAATTGTCTCGCTTGCATTTGCTGTGACGTCCCACTCGAACTGCAGCGTTCCGGTGCTGTTATTATCAGAGATCGTCACGTCTCCATCCTTGTCCGCGTAGGAGACATACTCAAAGAAACCGGTGTCATAGTTCAGGGTCGCCTGTATGGCGGCGACATCATCCAACGTCGCGGACACCGTAAAGGTTCCGGTCTCGCCGGGTGCCAGTGTACTCGGTCCGGAGATGCTCAGAGAAGAACCGCCCGTCGCCGAGGTGGTGAGGGTAAAGGACGTTGCGATCAGGAAAAGTGCCGTCAGAATGCCGAATAGTCTTTTCATCTTTTTTACCTCATTTCGCATTAATTGTATAGTCTCCAAGGATATGAGCCCGGACATAAAGGATGTCGATGATATTCACCGCCATATCACCGTTGATATCCGCCGCAGCGGCCTCGCAGGCCGACATCGCGTAGGCGCCGATGATCTGAGCGCGCAGATACAGAATATCATTCACATTAATGACCCCGTCGCCGCTCGCGTCTCCGAATACGGAGATCTTCAACTCATCCTGAACAGCGCCGTTTACATAGTACCTCACGGTCATTCCGGTCGCCACGGTGTCGCCCGTATATTCGGTTTCACCGTTGAAGATCTTGATATCTGCCATGTCATTCAGGAGTTTTGCCTTAAGCCCGTTGGCGGAAGTGCCGGCAGAGACCATTGACAGAATTCCGTTTGCTGTGTCAACGGTGTAGTCGGATGACTGGATCGACGCCAGTTTCACCGTCACCGCCGCGGTTTGTGTAGTCGCGGTCTTGCTGTCCGTATTGACGCCGTCCGAATTTGTCACCACGCAGTAGTAATAAATGATTCCAACCGTATTCGTCGGCGCGGAATAACTGCTTGCGGTAGCGCTTCCGATCGACGTACCGCCCGTACTGCTGTCCGTGCTGTTGCTGTACCACTGATAGGATAGGGTGCCGCCGTCCGTAACGCTTGCGGAAACGCTCAGTTCCGCCGTTCCCCCCGCGGCAGCTGTCACGCTTTGCGGCTGTGCCGTGATGCTCGGGGTCTCCATACCGGTCAAGGGGAATGCGTAGGTCACGGTCAATGTGCTTCCGTCGCCGCTCGCCGTGGCGCTGGATGCCGTAACCCCGTTGACCGTCGCGGTCGTACCGGTCGTGAACTGATAACCGGTTTGTACCGTCAGGGTGACGCTGGCCGTATAGACCTTGTTGTATGCAAAGGTGGAATCATTCGGTGTCCACGTGACATCGCCCGTTATTGTTGCGCCTTCAGTCACTGTTTCCGCCGTTGTGTCAGGTATTCCGCCGGCAGCCGGTTCGGTGATGCCCGTGATCGCCACGCTGGTGATCTGCTGATTTGCCGTGGCGTCGAATTGATAGGATGCGTTCAGCGTACCGTCGCCGTTGTCCGTAACAGCCGCACTGTGATCGTCAATCGTCACTGTCGCACCGGACGCGAATTCATAACCGGACTGCGCCGTCAGTGTGACGGTCGCCGTATATTGCGTGCCGTATCCAAAGGTTGTGACGTTCGGGCTCCACGAAACTGCACTCACCGTCACGCCTGTGGTCGATGTAGCCGCCGCCGTATCAGGTGTTGCTCCTGCGACCGGCGTGTCAATATCGGTTACTGCGACGCTGCTCACGCTCACATTCGTGGCTTCGGTATATTTAAAGAGGTAAAGTGTACTGTAAGCAGTGGATGAAGTATTTGCGAAGTAATAGGTGCCGCTGCTCGAAGTAAGATAAAGATAAAAATATGTCGACCCCCCTGATCCACCAAGTAAACGAAGTTGGCTTCCGCTTGACCCGTATACATACATCCATTCGTTATAGGCAGATCCTTCATCGTCCGTAGTGAGATAAACCCCCGGACTACCGCTTGATTTGCGCGTCAGATAGTTGCTTCCGTTCATGACATTATAGCCGTTTCCGTCCGCGGTAAATATCCAAAGCATATCATCACTGACTGTTGAAGTAACTTTATCATTCGACACAGTAACCTCTTCGCCTTCCAAATAGCTATAAGATCCACTTGTGAATGTAGTTGTCGTCAGCGCGTAATAATCGGTATCCGACAGGGCGGCGATGACATAGGTCTCCCCGTCTTCGATACTTGTGGCGAGTTCGTACGTCGGTACGTTCGGATCCGCGCCCGTCTCATCAAAGGTATAAGTCACGGTCAGCGTGCCGTCGGCATTCAACGTGGTGCTGGTCGCAGCATTGCCGTTGACGGTCACAGCTGTACCGGATGTGAATTCATAACCGGATGGTGCGGTCAGCGTGACGCCGGCCGTATATGCCGTGCTGTATGTGAAGGTACTTGAGACCGTGGGAGTCCAGGTCACCGTGCCCGCCGTACCGATCGATACCGACGCAGTTGTGTCGGGCTCTGCACCGGCAATCGGTGTTGTGATGTCCGTGACCACCACGCTGGTGATCGGTTCTTCTCCGGTCGCTTCGAACGCGTATGTTACGGTCAGCGTACCACTGCCGGGTGTATACTCGACCGCTGTTCCGCCGTTCACAGATACGGACACGGTGGACGCGAATGTATAGTTGGCGTTCGGCGTCAAAGTGACACTGGCCGTATACGCCGTGTTATATGCAAACGTGCTTGACACGGTCGGTGTCCATGTGACCGTACCCGCCGTCACGCCGTTTGTCGATACCGTCGCCGATGTGGCGGGTGTCGCTCCGCCTTCCGGTGCCGTGATACTGATATCCACTTCGCTGACGGTCCCGCCTGCCGGCTCGGTCACTTTAAAGAGGTAAACTTCCGCATAAGAAGAAGTTACCGCGGTGAAGTTCGTGCCAGTCAAGCTCAACGAGAATTTTTGACTTCCATGAAGATTTTTTAATTGCGTTCCAATAAGAGACCAAGTGATATAATATGTATCTTCACTTTGAATGTAAAGTCCGCCTGACTGTCCTGATACACGAATTAAATAAATTCCGTCTTGATCTCTTATGGTATACCCATCCCCATAGGTGCTGTCTGTGTGAGCATCAAATTTCCAGAGCATATCATCCGTAACAGTTGATGTAATTGCAGCATTTGTGACAGTTACGCTCGTTCCCGTCATTACCGTTGTGCTATAAGGTACGTTTGTTAAAGCATAATAATCGGAACCAGACAGGGCGGTGATGACATAGGTCTCCCCGTCTTCAATACTCGAGGCCAATTCATAAGTCGGTCCGTTCGGATCCGCGCCCGTCGCATTAAAAGTGTAGGTCACGGTCAGCGTGCCGTCGGTATTCAGCGTGGTGCAGGTCGCGGCATTGCCGTTGACGGTCACAGTTGCATCGGACGCGAATTCGTAACCGGACTGTGCCGTCAACGTAACACTGGCCGTATATGTCGTGCTGTATGCGAAAGTATCAGTGACCTCCGGCATCCAGACCGCTGCACCCGGATCCGTAATCCCGCTGGAAACCGTTACGTTTGTATCCGGTGCCACGCCGCCCACGGGATCGGTGAGATCAGCGATTTCAACACTGTCGATGATCTGTGTCGTGGAACCGGTACCCTCGGTCAGCTTATAGAGGTAGATCATACCACTGTAAGTTGTTGATGTACTATTTCTAAAATAATATGTGCTACCGCTGTTTGTGACATAAAGATAGAATGTCACTTGTGAAGAACTAATGGTTGTCAGATTATGATTAGTACCGTCAAAAATCCAGTCTGAATAGGAAGATCCATCTTCCGTTGTATCGGCTTCAATACCGCCTGACGTGCCGGATACGCGGTTCAAATAATAACTTCCGTTCATAATGTCATACCCGTCGCCGTCTGCGGTAAATACCCAAAGCATACTGTCGCTTACCGTAGAAACAATTTTATCGTCCGATATCGTGGCCGCGGAACCGAGTAAATAAGATACACTGCTTATGGTTGTAGAACTTGTTGTCAGCGCATAATAATCAGAACCCGACTCGGCCACGATCAAATAGGTCGCGCCCTCTTCTACGCTCGAAGCCAATTCATAGGTCGTCTCGGTGCTGCCGGCGGCTGTCGTGAACGTATAGGTGACGGTCAGCGTGCCTGAATCGAGAACGGCGGTCGCGTCATATCCGTTGACGGTGGCGGTCACGCCGGACGTGAACGAATATCCGCTCGGCGCCGTCAGCACGACTGTGGCCATATAGGAGGTTTCATAGTCGAAGGCAGTCGGATTCGGGTTCCAGCTCACGGTATAGGAAGAACCCTCAAACGGGCCGGAGACCACGGCGTCCGTATTCGGTACATCGCCGGGTTCAGGTGCTGTGACCGTGATCGCGACGTCGTTGATTTCCTCATTGGGAGTATCATCCTCAATGGTCACCGAATAGGAGGATGTGGTCGTGCCGCTCAAATTTTTATAATCAAAGTCGATCGTCGTGCCGCTGCTGGTTTTGGCAAGCGTCGCGAGCATGCCGTAGGCATTCTGAGTGCCGGCGTTCATCGCACCGAAGTTGGCATAGGTGAAATTGATGGTGACCGGTGACGAAGTGCTGGAACATTGAATGGTATTACCCGCCACCTTGACCGTCCCGTAATTGGTGTCATTCACTGTGTGGTTATGTCCCCACAGGAAAATGACGTTTGGGTAATTGTTCAGCACTTCCACCATTGCCGCCGCGTTGCCCGTAGTTCTGCTGTTGAAATAATGCAGCGGACAGTGCGAAGCGACAAAGACCGGTACGGACGGATCGATGGTTTTCAGTGCTGCGTCCAGATTGCTGATCTCGGTGGTGGAAAACGATT from the Oscillospiraceae bacterium genome contains:
- a CDS encoding substrate-binding domain-containing protein, whose protein sequence is MKKSVRILAILLAVSLLTGMLTGCKKSTSEETAKFYIPVIAKGFQHQFWQVVKQGSEDAGRDLGVEVYFTGPEGESAISTQVDMLNQELAKNPKAICLAALDTSAVTSQLKDAFDNNIPVIGFDSGIPNAPAGQVAATAATNNPNAAAIGAEHMYPLLKDEISAATVENPVVISVFSQDATSASVTGRTKGFAEKMYDLVKADFADMAVAITGDYSVINKGDANPAVIIKITVGATPDLTDMTNSANGILKTTNLLGIFCSNEGAVTALLAAINAGSPLPAGVQVVGFDAGSGQKAAVRSGQFLGSITQDPYQIGYKAVQLAVDAANGKPVSDIDTGAKWYDKNNMDQEDIAKLLYD
- a CDS encoding carbohydrate kinase, which produces MLDVVATGDLLVDFAQKGKTDMGLPILEAQPGGASANYICTCAKFGLDTAFIGKVGDDAFGRLLSNLMERLNVNNSNIVLDKKYFTTLAFVTLDENGDRSFSFARKPGADMKFEFYEVNKNLLNCRLFHFGSLMLTHEPSRSTTLKMIKEARHNGALISFDPNLRESLWDDLDTAKKYMIIGLKEADIVKISDDEIGFLFGCDEKLGGEILVAEHNVKLCFITMGKRGCYFKTSKYAGYVKPFDVDTIDTTGAGDIFGGSAAYKFLSLHKSIEELTDTDLRMIAEFANTAASLSTSKKGGIPSVPGIEEVIRNMAYAE
- a CDS encoding metallophosphoesterase; translation: MKGNELIKRKNVIAILIAITMLFGLFSQTVFAEGTPTYFIAFTSDVHNNTSNLQTWLNRSMSSGTTTLDYMVFGGDYEGFTVAAQCVSIVSSTYSGTPSVLVKGNHDNDGGTYAAGLVYSGSDYAIYSVDSSSQSFSTTEISNLDAALKTIDPSVPVFVASHCPLHYFNSRTTGNAAAMVEVLNNYPNVIFLWGHNHTVNDTNYGTVKVAGNTIQCSSTSSPVTINFTYANFGAMNAGTQNAYGMLATLAKTSSGTTIDFDYKNLSGTTTSSYSVTIEDDTPNEEINDVAITVTAPEPGDVPNTDAVVSGPFEGSSYTVSWNPNPTAFDYETSYMATVVLTAPSGYSFTSGVTATVNGYDATAVLDSGTLTVTYTFTTAAGSTETTYELASSVEEGATYLIVAESGSDYYALTTSSTTISSVSYLLGSAATISDDKIVSTVSDSMLWVFTADGDGYDIMNGSYYLNRVSGTSGGIEADTTEDGSSYSDWIFDGTNHNLTTISSSQVTFYLYVTNSGSTYYFRNSTSTTYSGMIYLYKLTEGTGSTTQIIDSVEIADLTDPVGGVAPDTNVTVSSGITDPGAAVWMPEVTDTFAYSTTYTASVTLTAQSGYEFASDATVTVNGNAATCTTLNTDGTLTVTYTFNATGADPNGPTYELASSIEDGETYVITALSGSDYYALTNVPYSTTVMTGTSVTVTNAAITSTVTDDMLWKFDAHTDSTYGDGYTIRDQDGIYLIRVSGQSGGLYIQSEDTYYITWSLIGTQLKNLHGSQKFSLSLTGTNFTAVTSSYAEVYLFKVTEPAGGTVSEVDISITAPEGGATPATSATVSTNGVTAGTVTWTPTVSSTFAYNTAYTASVTLTPNANYTFASTVSVSVNGGTAVEYTPGSGTLTVTYAFEATGEEPITSVVVTDITTPIAGAEPDTTASVSIGTAGTVTWTPTVSSTFTYSTAYTAGVTLTAPSGYEFTSGTAVTVNGNAATSTTLNADGTLTVTYTFDETGADPNVPTYELATSIEDGETYVIAALSDTDYYALTTTTFTSGSYSYLEGEEVTVSNDKVTSTVSDDMLWIFTADGNGYNVMNGSNYLTRKSSGSPGVYLTTDDEGSAYNEWMYVYGSSGSQLRLLGGSGGSTYFYLYLTSSSGTYYFANTSSTAYSTLYLFKYTEATNVSVSSVAVTDIDTPVAGATPDTAAATSTTGVTVSAVSWSPNVTTFGYGTQYTATVTLTAQSGYEFASGATVTIDDHSAAVTDNGDGTLNASYQFDATANQQITSVAITGITEPAAGGIPDTTAETVTEGATITGDVTWTPNDSTFAYNKVYTASVTLTVQTGYQFTTGTTATVNGVTASSATASGDGSTLTVTYAFPLTGMETPSITAQPQSVTAAAGGTAELSVSASVTDGGTLSYQWYSNSTDSSTGGTSIGSATASSYSAPTNTVGIIYYYCVVTNSDGVNTDSKTATTQTAAVTVKLASIQSSDYTVDTANGILSMVSAGTSANGLKAKLLNDMADIKIFNGETEYTGDTVATGMTVRYYVNGAVQDELKISVFGDASGDGVINVNDILYLRAQIIGAYAMSACEAAAADINGDMAVNIIDILYVRAHILGDYTINAK